The following are from one region of the Lytechinus pictus isolate F3 Inbred chromosome 4, Lp3.0, whole genome shotgun sequence genome:
- the LOC129258438 gene encoding neuronal acetylcholine receptor subunit alpha-10-like — protein MMTANFTLFLLFLGASIHASNGRNNQSIVLQHLLDNYGPITVRPVRDISQPTNVTFRLLPVELIKFDEENQQVKLSAYMRMIWRDENMIWDPMDFNGVDYVTVKRSDIWLPDIVLYQNVVKDFISYADTYIVASSNGSMNWYFPAIIATACPIDITYFPYDVQYCNLTFGPWSETAEKVNFRMSTEADANVNIFRKNGVWVLEQTRASNLVIESCCFNLSWTAIQFVLQIHRQSSFYTRTVVVPCILLTALMALVCWLHPASGEKVTLAVSNLLALILFQQLVADRLPPSGETTSIIVIFFIVMIGLSCTEVICSIIVLRLYHTGGRRQIPDWIRRAMLSPLIMRLYTNAECTAMLRAQKKANELRILESMTNPTLQNNTNTAAQNQENGKHDTKADDIVKTISKPQELDTLSLRSDPEMINKAWQEVAIVCDKFLFILLLLVTFIAWLYVLVSFLI, from the exons ATGATGACTGCAAACTTTACgttgtttcttcttttcctaGGTGCATCTATTCATGCTTCAAATG GACGAAACAATCAGAGCATTGTACTGCAGCATCTCCTTGACAACTATGGACCAATCACAGTGCGACCTGTGCGTGACATCAGCCAACCTACGAACGTAACCTTCCGACTCCTTCCGGTCGAGCTCATCAAGTTT GATGAGGAGAATCAACAAGTAAAACTATCAGCATATATGCGAATG ATATGGAGGGATGAGAACATGATATGGGATCCAATGGATTTCAACGGGGTCGATTACGTAACTGTTAAAAGAAGTGACATTTGGCTTCCCGACATCGTACTATACCAAAA TGTCGTCAAAGATTTCATCAGTTACGCAGATACGTACATCGTTGCCTCGAGTAACGGGAGCATGAATTGGTATTTTCCCGCCATCATCGCCACAGCCTGTCCTATCGATATCACATACTTCCCCTATGATGTCCAATATTGTAACTTGACATTTGGCCCTTGGTCAGAGACTGCAGAAAAA GTCAATTTTCGAATGTCAACAGAAGCTGATGCCAACGTGAATATATTTCGTAAAAATGGAGTTTGGGTACTCGAACAGACGAGAGCAAGTAACCTGGTCATTGAATCTTGCTGCTTCAACCTCTCATGGACTGCGATCCAGTTTGTCCTTCAAATCCACCGACAATCAA GTTTCTACACCCGCACTGTCGTTGTCCCCTGTATTCTGCTGACGGCATTGATGGCTCTCGTCTGTTGGCTTCATCCAGCTTCTGGAGAGAAGGTGACCTTGGCAGTCAGTAACCTTCTGGCCTTGATCCTCTTCCAGCAGCTCGTAGCCGACAGGCTTCCGCCAAGTGGAGAGACTACGTCTATCATTG TGATCTTCTTCATCGTGATGATTGGGTTAAGTTGTACCGAGGTGATATGCTCCATCATTGTCCTGCGGCTGTACCACACTGGTGGAAGGCGCCAGATACCGGACTGGATAAGACGGGCGATGCTGAGTCCGCTCATCATGCGTCTCTACACCAACGCAGAGTGTACCGCCATGTTGCGTGCTCAAAAGAAGGCAAATGA ACTCCGGATACTCGAATCAATGACCAACCCAACTCTTCAGAACAACACCAACACCGCGGCACAGAACCAAGAAAACGGGAAGCACGACACGAAAGCAGACGATATCGTCAAGACTATTAGTAAACCACAAGAATTGGACACTCTGAGCTTGCGCAGTGATCCTGAAATGATTAACAAGGCGTGGCAGGAGGTAGCCATCGTCTGCGataaatttttgtttattctcCTACTACTTGTCACTTTCATTGCTTGGTTGTATGTGCTTGTTAGCTTTCTAATTTAG